A section of the Hippea sp. KM1 genome encodes:
- the hisH gene encoding imidazole glycerol phosphate synthase subunit HisH, translated as MGYIAVIDYDSGNVRSVSKAVEFVGYEAKLTNNRDEILSSDGVILPGVGAFGDCMDKLKGYGLVDVIYRVVEDGKPFLGICVGLQLLFEESEEFGLHKGFGFIKGRVVRFEGKGLKVPHMGWNTVKIEKQNRLLEGINDNSFFYFVHSYYGVALDGSAIARCNYGVDFTVAVNVGNVWGVQFHPEKSQSLGLRVLKNFCDICEGKP; from the coding sequence ATGGGTTATATAGCGGTAATCGATTACGATAGTGGCAATGTCAGGAGTGTCTCTAAGGCGGTTGAGTTTGTTGGCTATGAGGCAAAGCTGACCAACAACAGGGATGAAATCCTGTCAAGCGATGGTGTTATATTGCCGGGCGTTGGCGCCTTTGGCGATTGCATGGACAAGCTTAAAGGGTATGGGCTTGTTGATGTAATCTATAGGGTGGTTGAGGATGGAAAGCCCTTTCTTGGCATCTGCGTCGGTTTGCAGCTTTTGTTTGAGGAGAGCGAGGAGTTTGGTCTGCATAAGGGTTTTGGTTTTATTAAGGGCAGGGTTGTTAGGTTTGAGGGCAAAGGCCTGAAGGTGCCCCATATGGGTTGGAATACGGTAAAAATAGAAAAACAGAACAGGCTCCTTGAGGGTATAAACGATAACAGCTTCTTCTATTTTGTGCACTCCTATTACGGTGTGGCCTTGGATGGTTCGGCGATTGCAAGGTGTAATTACGGTGTGGATTTTACTGTAGCCGTAAATGTGGGTAATGTGTGGGGGGTGCAGTTCCATCCAGAAAAGAGCCAATCTTTGGGGCTTAGGGTGTTGAAAAACTTTTGTGATATTTGTGAGGGTAAGCCATGA